One Mya arenaria isolate MELC-2E11 chromosome 7, ASM2691426v1 genomic window carries:
- the LOC128241819 gene encoding uncharacterized protein LOC128241819: MWSEWTVWSNCAGQCTGGYSTRHQTRTRTRVCNINDPQGQLCHGDTSQNETRPCSSVELHGCLNPQNAKDNSDPYAYGVAYNFRDELAQSTCAGLLTTPSHVAAIRRNCYSGQAAQCSTICHNNGYACVDELHVYIPGTVLNPNKTEDTHVGLSMYRYFSCTFGDGHCGPNYCCCTWP, from the exons ATGTGGTCAGAATGGACGGTGTGGTCTAACTGTGCTGGGCAATGTACTGGTGGGTACAGTACAAGACACCAGACAAGGACCAGAACCCGGGTGTGTAATATAAATGACCCACAAGGACAATTGTGTCACGGTGACACATCACAAAACGAGACAAGACCGTGCAGCTCAGTTGAATTACATG GTTGCCTGAATCCACAAAATGCAAAAGACAACAGCGACCCCTATGCGTATGGTGTGGCGTACAACTTCAGGGACGAGTTGGCACAGAGCACGTGCGCCGGGCTGTTAACAACACCTTCACATGTTGCTGCAATACGGCGTAATTGCTACAGCGGGCAGGCCGCACAGTGTTCTACTATCTGTCATAACAATGG GTATGCATGTGTTGATGAGCTGCACGTTTACATTCCTGGAACAGTTTTAAACCCCAACAAAACTGAGGACACCCATGTAGGGCTGTCCATGTACCGTTATTTCTCATGCACATTTGGTGATGGGCATTGTGGTCCAAATTACTGTTGCTGTACATGGCCATAA